In the genome of Cronobacter malonaticus LMG 23826, one region contains:
- the rplK gene encoding 50S ribosomal protein L11 — MAKKVQAYVKLQVAAGMANPSPPVGPALGQQGVNIMEFCKAFNAKTDSMEKGLPIPVVITVYADRSFTFVTKTPPAAVLLKKAAGIKSGSGKPNKDKVGTITRAQLQEIAQTKAADMTGADIEAMTRSIEGTARSMGLVVED, encoded by the coding sequence ATGGCCAAGAAAGTACAAGCCTACGTTAAGCTGCAGGTTGCAGCTGGTATGGCTAACCCGAGCCCGCCGGTCGGTCCGGCTCTGGGTCAGCAGGGTGTTAACATCATGGAATTCTGTAAAGCGTTCAACGCGAAGACTGATTCCATGGAAAAAGGTCTGCCGATTCCGGTTGTTATTACCGTTTACGCTGACCGTTCTTTCACCTTCGTTACCAAAACCCCGCCGGCAGCAGTACTGCTGAAAAAAGCGGCTGGTATTAAGTCTGGTTCCGGTAAGCCGAACAAAGACAAAGTGGGTACCATTACCCGCGCTCAGCTGCAGGAAATCGCACAGACCAAAGCTGCTGACATGACTGGCGCCGACATTGAAGCGATGACTCGCTCCATCGAAGGTACTGCACGTTCCATGGGCCTGGTAGTGGAGGACTAA